From a single Arachnia propionica genomic region:
- the cobN gene encoding cobaltochelatase subunit CobN, with protein MTRIALLTTTETDLLSARASQADYVYGNPAKLDVNAVKKLIDGADLIVFRFLGGKEQLPETFTTCVESGLPLVVLGGQHTPDAALMELSTVPMGVAAQAHSYFVQGGLDNLRNAHAFLADTVLLTGDAFEPVSMMPVWSELPRPDAPTDEPAGHRRPRIGIIFYRAHYAAGNIAHIIALADAIDAAGGLAVPIQTASLRDPDPGLIEYLGTCDAIITTVQASGGLTPADASAGGDEGAWDVEQLAKLDVPILQGLTVTWNRETWESTDDGMGPYDVANQVAVPEFDGRLITVSFSFKEIDADGLPHYVPDLERCARVAGLAVNHARLRLIPPAERKVAIVLSAYPTKHARIGNAVGLDTPVSIIRLLRAMREAGYDLGAPGEIPGTGELEPIEGEHPDTTAGNALIHAIIAAGGQDEEWLTSEQLSGQPVRIDAATYRRWFAEFPTELQEQVTQTWGDAPGNLFVDRATNPDGEIVAATLQAGNIVILVQPPRGFGENPIAIYHDPDLAPTHHYLATYRWLEKEFGAHAIVHVGKHGNLEWLPGKTLALDAVSGPDAALGSLPLIYPFLVNDPGEGTQAKRRAHATIVDHLIPPMARAESYGDISRLEQLLDEYGNVSVMDPAKAPALQGEIWQLIKAAQMHQDLGLEERPDEEEFDEFVMHVDGWLCEIKDVQIRDGLHVLSQVPEDEGMVNLVLAILRSNQVFGGRTDGVPGLRVALGLPEDQQDVSITREETDTVEAEARSLVEQLAAASWDPEAIESIVAPLSRRDGIDVAGVRAALEFGATEVVPRLRATEGEIPAVLHALDGGYIPAGPSGSPLRGLVNVLPTGRNFYSVDPKAIPSKLAWQTGQAAAENLVARYLAETGEYPSSVGLSVWGTSAMRTSGDDIAEVFALLGIRPVWEEQSRRVVGLEAMTLEELGRPRIDVTVRISGFFRDAFPHVVALLDDAVALAAAQEEPVETNFVRAHVSADLETHGDERRARTRIFGSKPGTYGAGMLELIESGNWRSDEDLAEVYAAWGGFAYGRDLDGTPARDDMENNYRRIKVAAKNVDSREHDIIDSDDYFQYHGGMVATVRALTGNAPKAYVGDTSIPDAVRTRSLAEETARVFRARVVNPKWLAAMRRHGYKGAFEMAASVDYLFGFDATAQVVGDWMYESVANTYLLDEQNQEFLRQANPWALRSMVERLQESVDRGMWENPDPELINQLHELYLEVEGDLEE; from the coding sequence TTGACCAGAATCGCACTGCTCACCACCACCGAGACCGACCTGCTCAGCGCACGCGCAAGCCAGGCCGACTACGTGTATGGCAATCCCGCGAAACTCGACGTCAACGCAGTAAAGAAACTGATCGACGGCGCGGACCTAATCGTGTTCCGTTTCCTCGGTGGCAAGGAACAACTGCCCGAAACCTTCACCACGTGCGTCGAGTCGGGCCTGCCGCTGGTAGTTCTCGGTGGCCAGCACACCCCCGACGCCGCGTTGATGGAACTCTCTACCGTTCCGATGGGAGTCGCGGCACAGGCCCATTCCTATTTCGTGCAGGGCGGTCTCGACAACCTCCGCAACGCGCACGCCTTCCTCGCCGACACCGTCCTGCTGACGGGCGATGCCTTTGAGCCCGTCTCGATGATGCCAGTCTGGAGTGAGCTTCCCCGACCGGATGCTCCCACCGACGAGCCCGCCGGGCATCGCCGTCCCCGGATCGGCATCATTTTCTACCGGGCCCACTACGCGGCAGGAAACATCGCGCACATCATCGCCTTGGCCGATGCCATTGATGCGGCGGGTGGATTGGCGGTTCCGATCCAGACCGCATCGCTGCGTGACCCCGATCCGGGGTTGATCGAGTACCTGGGAACCTGCGACGCCATCATCACCACGGTGCAGGCCTCGGGCGGTCTCACTCCGGCAGACGCCTCGGCAGGCGGCGACGAGGGCGCCTGGGACGTGGAACAACTCGCCAAACTGGACGTCCCGATCCTGCAGGGGCTGACTGTGACGTGGAACCGAGAGACCTGGGAGTCCACCGATGACGGCATGGGCCCCTATGACGTCGCCAACCAGGTGGCGGTTCCCGAGTTTGACGGACGGTTGATCACCGTCTCCTTCTCCTTCAAAGAGATTGATGCCGATGGCCTGCCCCACTACGTCCCCGACCTGGAACGCTGCGCCCGGGTTGCGGGGCTGGCCGTGAACCACGCGAGGCTGCGGCTGATCCCACCCGCCGAACGGAAGGTCGCCATCGTCCTGTCGGCCTACCCCACCAAGCACGCCCGAATCGGCAACGCGGTTGGCCTCGACACCCCCGTCTCGATCATCCGGTTGCTGCGGGCCATGCGGGAGGCCGGCTACGACCTGGGTGCGCCCGGCGAGATTCCCGGCACCGGTGAGCTGGAGCCTATAGAGGGCGAACATCCCGATACTACTGCTGGAAACGCCTTGATACATGCCATCATCGCAGCCGGCGGGCAGGACGAGGAATGGCTGACCAGCGAGCAGCTGAGCGGTCAGCCCGTCCGCATCGACGCCGCGACCTATCGTCGCTGGTTCGCGGAGTTCCCCACCGAACTGCAGGAGCAGGTGACACAGACCTGGGGTGATGCCCCCGGCAACCTGTTCGTGGATCGCGCCACCAACCCTGACGGCGAGATCGTGGCCGCGACCCTTCAGGCAGGCAACATCGTGATCCTCGTGCAGCCGCCCCGTGGTTTCGGAGAGAACCCGATCGCGATCTATCACGATCCCGACCTGGCACCCACCCACCACTACCTGGCCACCTACCGCTGGTTGGAGAAGGAATTCGGGGCGCACGCCATCGTCCACGTCGGCAAACACGGCAACCTCGAATGGCTGCCCGGCAAAACCCTGGCCCTCGATGCCGTCTCGGGTCCTGATGCGGCCCTGGGAAGCCTGCCGTTGATCTACCCGTTCCTCGTCAACGATCCTGGCGAAGGTACCCAGGCCAAGCGACGCGCCCACGCCACGATCGTCGACCACCTGATCCCGCCGATGGCGCGCGCCGAGTCATACGGTGACATCTCCCGGCTGGAGCAGCTACTGGACGAATACGGCAACGTCTCCGTGATGGACCCGGCGAAGGCCCCCGCCCTACAGGGAGAGATCTGGCAGCTCATCAAGGCAGCCCAGATGCACCAAGACCTCGGACTCGAGGAACGCCCCGACGAGGAGGAGTTCGACGAGTTCGTGATGCACGTTGACGGTTGGCTGTGCGAGATCAAGGACGTCCAGATCCGCGACGGTCTCCATGTGCTCTCGCAGGTTCCCGAGGACGAGGGCATGGTCAACCTGGTGTTGGCGATTCTGCGTTCCAACCAGGTCTTCGGAGGTCGCACCGATGGGGTACCCGGCCTGCGGGTTGCCCTGGGCCTACCGGAGGACCAGCAGGACGTCTCCATCACACGGGAGGAAACCGACACGGTGGAAGCCGAAGCCCGCTCCCTTGTGGAACAGCTCGCCGCAGCTAGCTGGGACCCGGAGGCCATCGAGAGCATCGTCGCCCCGCTCTCCAGGCGCGACGGGATCGATGTCGCTGGAGTGCGTGCTGCTCTAGAGTTCGGGGCCACCGAGGTGGTGCCACGTCTGAGGGCCACTGAGGGCGAGATCCCCGCCGTCCTCCACGCCCTGGATGGCGGCTACATTCCGGCCGGACCCTCGGGTTCGCCGCTGCGCGGCCTGGTGAACGTGCTGCCGACCGGTCGCAATTTCTACTCGGTCGATCCGAAAGCGATTCCGTCGAAACTGGCCTGGCAAACCGGTCAAGCCGCAGCCGAGAACCTCGTGGCCCGCTATCTGGCAGAGACCGGGGAATATCCGAGTTCCGTCGGGTTGTCGGTGTGGGGAACCTCGGCGATGCGCACCTCCGGTGACGACATCGCGGAGGTGTTCGCCCTGCTTGGCATCCGCCCCGTCTGGGAGGAGCAGTCACGCCGGGTGGTCGGTCTGGAGGCCATGACCCTGGAGGAGCTCGGTCGGCCCCGTATTGACGTGACCGTCCGCATCTCCGGTTTCTTCCGCGACGCCTTCCCACACGTGGTCGCTCTTCTCGACGACGCCGTGGCACTCGCCGCGGCGCAGGAGGAGCCGGTCGAGACCAACTTCGTGCGCGCCCACGTGTCAGCCGACCTGGAAACCCACGGAGATGAGCGTCGCGCCCGCACCCGCATCTTCGGTTCCAAACCCGGTACCTACGGCGCCGGGATGCTGGAACTGATCGAGTCCGGGAACTGGCGATCCGACGAGGACCTGGCCGAGGTCTACGCAGCCTGGGGTGGTTTCGCCTACGGACGCGACCTCGACGGCACCCCCGCCCGCGACGACATGGAGAACAACTACCGCCGCATCAAAGTGGCCGCGAAGAACGTCGACTCCCGCGAGCACGACATCATCGACTCCGACGACTACTTCCAGTACCACGGCGGTATGGTGGCGACGGTCCGGGCCCTGACCGGTAACGCTCCGAAGGCCTACGTCGGTGACACCAGCATCCCCGACGCAGTGCGCACCCGGTCCCTCGCGGAGGAGACCGCCCGCGTATTCCGGGCACGCGTGGTCAACCCGAAGTGGCTGGCGGCGATGCGCCGCCACGGCTACAAGGGAGCCTTCGAGATGGCCGCCAGCGTCGACTACCTGTTCGGTTTCGACGCCACCGCACAGGTAGTGGGTGACTGGATGTATGAGTCGGTGGCGAACACCTACCTGCTCGACGAACAAAACCAGGAATTCCTGCGCCAGGCCAACCCGTGGGCACTGCGCAGCATGGTCGAACGGCTCCAGGAGTCAGTGGACCGTGGAATGTGGGAGAACCCGGATCCCGAGCTGATCAACCAGCTCCACGAGCTCTACCTGGAGGTGGAGGGAGACCTGGAGGAGTGA
- a CDS encoding cobyric acid synthase, whose product MTGLLIAGTASDAGKSLIVTGLARAFRRRGIKVAPFKSQNMSNNSMVCSDGTEIGRAQYLQAQAAGVEPSCLLNPVLLKPGSDRRSFVVLRGRPAGELGAGEYASGRKHLAEAAFDAYEELAAGHDLVLCEGAGSPAEINLRRGDYVNFGLAERFGLPVVLVADIDRGGALAAIFGTHGIVSEQDRGRLVGYLINKFRGDQAVLDPGLDELTRRTGLRSYGVLPWLADVWLDGEDALTIGSRVLRPGTGVLHVAVVHFPRTSNATDVDALAAEPGVQVVVTASPDQIAQADLVVLPGSRATVTDLAWLRDKGLAEAIRNRAQQQRPVLGICGGYQMLTDRILDDLESGDGDIPGLGLLPGEVRFGEVKVLGRPSGTWQGEPVEGYTIHHGRVHAAGGEEFCEGQQVGSTFGTMWHGAFESDGFRRAFLEEIARLTGSDWRPSEGAPGYAEQREAMIDRLADACEDNLDVTALLEAAS is encoded by the coding sequence ATGACCGGGTTGTTGATCGCTGGAACCGCATCGGATGCGGGCAAGTCGTTGATTGTGACCGGCCTGGCGCGTGCGTTCCGGCGCCGCGGGATCAAGGTGGCCCCGTTCAAGTCGCAGAACATGTCCAACAACTCGATGGTCTGCTCGGATGGCACCGAGATCGGGCGCGCCCAGTACCTGCAGGCGCAGGCAGCCGGGGTGGAGCCGAGCTGCCTGTTGAATCCTGTGCTGCTGAAACCGGGCAGCGATCGGCGCAGTTTCGTCGTGCTCCGTGGCCGTCCCGCGGGGGAGCTCGGTGCAGGGGAGTACGCCAGCGGGCGCAAACACCTGGCCGAGGCTGCCTTCGACGCCTACGAAGAGCTCGCAGCCGGCCACGACCTGGTGCTGTGTGAGGGAGCCGGATCGCCCGCCGAGATCAACCTGCGTCGGGGCGACTACGTCAACTTCGGCCTGGCGGAACGTTTCGGGCTGCCTGTGGTGCTGGTCGCAGACATCGACCGTGGGGGCGCTCTGGCGGCGATCTTCGGCACCCACGGCATCGTCTCCGAACAGGATCGTGGGCGGCTGGTGGGATACCTCATCAACAAGTTCCGCGGTGACCAGGCGGTGCTTGACCCGGGTCTGGACGAGCTGACTCGGCGCACCGGTCTCAGGAGCTACGGTGTGCTTCCCTGGCTAGCGGATGTGTGGCTGGACGGGGAGGATGCCCTGACCATTGGGTCGCGGGTTTTGCGTCCCGGCACCGGGGTGCTCCACGTCGCCGTCGTTCACTTCCCCCGCACCTCGAACGCCACCGACGTGGATGCTCTCGCCGCGGAACCGGGTGTTCAGGTGGTCGTCACCGCATCACCCGATCAGATCGCCCAGGCAGACCTTGTGGTGCTGCCCGGGTCGCGGGCCACTGTCACGGACCTGGCCTGGCTCAGGGACAAGGGCCTGGCGGAGGCGATCCGGAACCGCGCCCAGCAGCAGCGGCCCGTGCTCGGCATCTGTGGTGGTTACCAGATGCTCACCGACCGTATCCTCGATGATCTTGAATCCGGTGACGGAGACATCCCCGGCCTGGGCTTGCTTCCCGGTGAGGTGCGTTTCGGCGAGGTGAAGGTTCTCGGCAGACCATCTGGGACGTGGCAGGGAGAACCGGTCGAGGGCTACACCATCCACCACGGGCGGGTTCACGCCGCAGGAGGGGAGGAGTTCTGCGAGGGCCAACAGGTCGGCTCCACGTTCGGGACCATGTGGCACGGGGCCTTCGAGTCCGACGGTTTTCGCCGGGCCTTCCTCGAAGAGATCGCGCGGCTGACCGGTAGCGACTGGCGGCCCAGCGAGGGGGCGCCCGGCTACGCTGAGCAACGAGAAGCCATGATCGACAGACTCGCAGATGCTTGTGAGGACAACCTGGACGTGACGGCGCTACTCGAAGCGGCAAGCTGA
- a CDS encoding cobalamin biosynthesis protein encodes MTLRHRGLGLAIGMAADQVFADPQKHHPVAWFGSWATRVEETTHADNRAAGTMFAALAVAPVLVGGLLVERISVRHRWMQVAATAVATWATLGARRLADEGRTMADRLEDGDLEAAREQLPNLCGRDPRCLDAEDLRRATVESMAENTNDAGVCTIFWGALAGVPGILTHRALNTLDAMVGYRNQRYGRFGTTSARTDDAAAWIPARLTGALACVCAPLVGGDVSRAWRIMRRDGANHPSPNGGWCESAWAGALGVQLGGENRYGDRVESRPTLGDGPRPAGSQVRRAATLVTVVTAAATGLLAGALIVFGGGRK; translated from the coding sequence ATGACACTGAGACATCGCGGCCTGGGGCTCGCCATCGGAATGGCGGCGGACCAGGTGTTCGCAGACCCGCAGAAGCACCATCCCGTCGCCTGGTTCGGTTCCTGGGCCACCCGGGTGGAGGAAACTACCCACGCAGACAACCGTGCCGCAGGAACCATGTTTGCTGCGCTCGCAGTCGCCCCCGTTCTGGTGGGTGGGCTGCTGGTGGAACGGATTTCCGTGCGGCATAGGTGGATGCAGGTCGCGGCCACCGCGGTCGCGACCTGGGCGACGCTCGGGGCCAGGCGGCTCGCTGACGAGGGAAGGACCATGGCCGACCGCCTCGAGGACGGCGACCTCGAGGCGGCCCGGGAACAACTGCCGAACCTCTGCGGTCGCGATCCGCGTTGCCTCGACGCCGAGGATCTGAGACGCGCCACCGTCGAGTCAATGGCGGAGAACACCAACGACGCCGGGGTGTGCACGATTTTCTGGGGGGCGCTCGCGGGGGTTCCCGGAATCCTGACTCACCGCGCCCTCAACACCCTCGACGCCATGGTCGGTTACCGCAACCAGCGCTACGGGCGTTTCGGCACGACATCGGCACGCACTGATGATGCCGCGGCCTGGATACCGGCGCGACTCACCGGGGCCCTGGCGTGCGTGTGTGCCCCACTGGTCGGAGGAGACGTCTCCCGGGCCTGGCGCATCATGCGGCGCGATGGGGCCAACCATCCCAGCCCGAACGGCGGTTGGTGCGAATCCGCATGGGCTGGCGCGCTCGGTGTGCAGCTGGGCGGGGAGAACCGCTACGGCGATCGGGTGGAGTCCCGCCCCACCCTCGGTGACGGCCCCCGCCCCGCAGGGTCGCAGGTGCGCCGCGCCGCGACACTGGTGACGGTCGTCACCGCCGCCGCCACGGGACTGCTGGCGGGGGCGCTGATCGTGTTCGGAGGTGGGAGGAAATGA
- a CDS encoding adenosylcobinamide-GDP ribazoletransferase, whose translation MRPLRAFHSAVAMYTWLPVRKHDWADRDFPDGLVALPWLGMVLGVAAGLLGWGSAVASGSWFLGALMAVGAVAYATGAMHLDGTADVADALGSRKPAEQARAIMKQSDIGPMGVVSLLVVLLLEVACLGVAPPGAWPLLMAFGMAAGRVVPLAATLPGRGEEPVPGTLSSLVAGKIGETGLWASRGAVLVTGGAVTWWLLGWLAAACWSGVVVTAWVFSTCWQRHLLRRLGRLNGDCYGSLIELTQLAVWLGIALTVKLIGVA comes from the coding sequence ATGCGCCCACTGCGCGCCTTTCACAGCGCAGTCGCCATGTACACCTGGTTGCCGGTGCGCAAACACGACTGGGCTGACCGTGATTTCCCCGACGGGCTCGTTGCCCTTCCCTGGCTGGGGATGGTGCTCGGGGTAGCCGCCGGTCTGCTGGGCTGGGGGAGCGCGGTTGCATCCGGATCGTGGTTCCTCGGGGCGTTGATGGCCGTCGGAGCGGTGGCCTACGCCACGGGCGCCATGCACCTGGACGGCACCGCGGACGTCGCGGACGCGCTGGGTTCCCGGAAACCCGCGGAGCAGGCGCGGGCGATCATGAAGCAGTCCGACATCGGCCCGATGGGGGTGGTGTCGCTGCTAGTTGTGTTGCTGTTGGAGGTGGCTTGCCTCGGCGTCGCACCTCCCGGCGCTTGGCCGTTGCTGATGGCCTTCGGCATGGCTGCGGGACGGGTGGTTCCGCTGGCCGCCACGCTGCCGGGCCGGGGTGAAGAACCGGTCCCGGGTACCTTGTCCTCGCTGGTGGCTGGCAAGATCGGGGAGACCGGGCTGTGGGCCAGCCGGGGGGCAGTGCTGGTGACAGGTGGCGCGGTCACTTGGTGGCTGCTGGGTTGGCTGGCAGCGGCCTGCTGGTCGGGTGTGGTCGTGACCGCCTGGGTGTTTTCGACCTGCTGGCAGCGACACCTCTTGCGGCGTCTGGGGCGCCTGAACGGCGACTGCTACGGTTCTCTGATCGAACTGACCCAGCTGGCCGTCTGGCTGGGAATCGCGCTCACCGTGAAGCTGATCGGAGTGGCATGA
- the cobU gene encoding bifunctional adenosylcobinamide kinase/adenosylcobinamide-phosphate guanylyltransferase, protein MKGSALILGGTRSGKSTFAESLLADEPGVSYVATSEVRPDDPEWVERLRIHRDRRPSHWETVETIDLAAELSRNDTTPMLVDCLGVWLTRLLDDGCWDRDPEALDRLEGRLEEFLVALRATRRPVVCVSNEVGLGVVPATSSGRLFTDQLGLLNMRVAAVVDRVWLCVAGILVPVKGS, encoded by the coding sequence GTGAAAGGTTCCGCGCTGATCCTGGGTGGAACCCGCTCCGGGAAATCGACCTTCGCGGAGTCACTGCTCGCCGACGAACCTGGGGTTTCCTACGTGGCCACCTCTGAGGTGCGTCCCGACGACCCCGAATGGGTGGAGCGGCTCCGGATCCACCGAGACCGCCGCCCCTCCCACTGGGAGACTGTCGAAACCATCGATCTGGCCGCTGAGCTCAGCCGTAACGACACCACTCCCATGTTGGTCGACTGCCTGGGAGTGTGGTTGACGAGGCTGCTCGACGATGGTTGCTGGGACCGGGACCCGGAGGCCCTGGACCGACTGGAGGGCCGGCTGGAGGAGTTCCTGGTTGCACTGCGAGCCACCCGCAGGCCGGTGGTGTGTGTCAGCAACGAGGTGGGACTCGGCGTGGTCCCGGCCACCAGCTCCGGCAGGTTGTTCACCGACCAGTTGGGGCTCCTGAACATGCGCGTTGCAGCGGTTGTTGACCGGGTCTGGTTGTGTGTGGCCGGTATTCTTGTGCCGGTCAAGGGGTCTTGA
- the cobT gene encoding nicotinate-nucleotide--dimethylbenzimidazole phosphoribosyltransferase has product MALTPAELSELAARIAPVEDAWLQAGRARQDDLTKPPGSLGELETIGVRLCGIAAQCPPPVPSHPKVIVFAADHGVYAQAVTPWPQEVSVQMAAGIAIGFAGVSVISRAFGAATEVFDVGLLQHAEGTVDRRIAAGTADFTQGPAMAVEQALEAIGVGVEAANAAIDAGADLLVPGEVGLANTTPAAALTAAFTGKAVSEVTGRGTGIDDAMLAHKVAVIEKGLEVGGVVDLLATGDAVGVLATVGGFEHAAMTGLMLAAAARRVPVVLDGVVSCSAALVARAICPDVVGYLIAGHTGVEPAITAAHEALGLRGLVDLGLRLGEGSGGALALPLVKAAALIMNEMGTFSGQGVSKP; this is encoded by the coding sequence ATGGCCCTCACCCCAGCCGAGCTGTCCGAGCTCGCTGCCCGTATCGCTCCTGTCGAGGATGCCTGGCTCCAGGCGGGCCGCGCTCGGCAGGACGACCTGACGAAACCTCCGGGTTCCCTCGGGGAACTTGAAACCATCGGGGTGCGGCTTTGTGGAATCGCCGCCCAGTGCCCGCCACCGGTGCCTTCACACCCGAAGGTGATCGTCTTCGCCGCCGATCATGGGGTCTACGCGCAGGCAGTTACTCCGTGGCCGCAGGAGGTCAGCGTCCAAATGGCCGCCGGGATCGCCATCGGATTCGCCGGGGTGAGTGTGATCTCCCGGGCCTTCGGGGCTGCAACCGAGGTGTTCGACGTCGGTTTGTTGCAGCACGCGGAGGGCACCGTGGACCGCCGCATCGCAGCTGGCACCGCCGACTTCACCCAAGGGCCCGCGATGGCTGTGGAACAGGCCTTGGAAGCGATCGGTGTCGGGGTCGAGGCCGCCAACGCCGCCATCGACGCCGGGGCCGACCTGCTGGTGCCCGGTGAGGTCGGGCTCGCCAACACTACGCCCGCTGCGGCTTTGACGGCCGCGTTCACCGGGAAGGCCGTATCTGAGGTCACCGGCAGGGGAACCGGAATCGATGACGCGATGCTTGCTCACAAGGTGGCGGTCATCGAGAAGGGACTGGAGGTCGGCGGGGTCGTGGATCTGCTCGCCACGGGAGATGCGGTCGGCGTGTTGGCCACCGTAGGAGGTTTCGAGCACGCCGCCATGACCGGACTCATGCTGGCCGCCGCTGCCAGACGCGTTCCTGTTGTTCTCGACGGGGTGGTTTCCTGCTCCGCGGCCCTGGTCGCCCGCGCCATCTGCCCGGACGTTGTCGGCTACCTGATCGCTGGGCACACCGGTGTGGAACCCGCCATCACCGCTGCCCACGAGGCCCTCGGCCTGCGCGGGCTGGTCGATCTTGGCCTGCGGCTCGGTGAAGGTTCCGGCGGCGCCCTGGCGCTGCCGCTGGTCAAGGCCGCTGCGCTGATAATGAACGAGATGGGCACCTTCAGCGGTCAGGGAGTGTCGAAGCCGTGA
- a CDS encoding site-2 protease family protein, whose translation MNTLVLIGLALLFFALIMASIALHEIGHLVPAKIFGVKVTQYFVGFGRTIWSRKRGETEYGFKMFPLGGYVRLVGMYPPEKQSDKPKGWLTRLADRARSYEYEEITPADDGRLFHQKPVWQKVIVMLGGPAMNLLLAFLIFLGINLFHGTWQSTLNVTVVNDCVIPAGRTPAVCQEGDPQTPAKQAGVMVGDKVVAFNGHRVSNWDELTNLIRANRDGAAAITVERGGTTIELPTVNTIIQSVPDKLDPTSTVEAGFLGVSPGRELVRGGVIETAGQMWNTTRMSLVALASFPVRVWNVGVGLATGAERDINSPISVVGASRVAGEIAVADSLPIQDRAVTWLSLLGSVNLFVALLNLVPLLPLDGGHIAGAVYEALRRGMARLRGRSDPGPVDTAKMLPVAYVVGGFLLIGGVVLILADIISPIKLF comes from the coding sequence TTGAACACCCTTGTACTGATTGGTCTGGCGTTGCTGTTCTTCGCCCTGATCATGGCCTCCATAGCCCTGCACGAGATTGGACACCTCGTGCCGGCCAAGATTTTCGGGGTCAAGGTGACCCAGTACTTCGTCGGATTCGGCCGGACCATCTGGTCCCGGAAACGGGGCGAGACCGAGTACGGTTTCAAGATGTTCCCGCTCGGCGGCTACGTCAGGCTGGTTGGGATGTATCCGCCTGAGAAGCAGTCGGATAAGCCCAAGGGCTGGCTCACCCGACTGGCCGACCGGGCTCGCAGCTACGAGTACGAGGAGATCACCCCCGCCGACGACGGACGGTTGTTCCACCAGAAACCGGTGTGGCAGAAGGTCATCGTCATGCTCGGCGGGCCAGCCATGAACCTTCTGCTGGCCTTCTTGATCTTCCTGGGAATCAACCTCTTCCACGGCACCTGGCAGTCAACGCTGAATGTGACGGTGGTCAACGACTGCGTCATTCCTGCGGGCCGCACCCCTGCCGTCTGCCAAGAGGGTGATCCTCAGACCCCCGCGAAACAGGCAGGTGTCATGGTCGGGGACAAGGTGGTTGCCTTCAATGGCCACCGAGTCAGCAACTGGGATGAGCTGACCAACCTGATCCGCGCGAACCGCGACGGCGCCGCAGCCATCACGGTCGAACGTGGTGGCACAACCATCGAGCTGCCCACCGTGAACACCATCATCCAGTCGGTGCCCGACAAACTCGACCCAACCTCCACGGTGGAGGCAGGTTTCCTCGGCGTCTCGCCCGGGCGGGAACTGGTCCGCGGCGGCGTGATCGAGACGGCGGGACAGATGTGGAACACGACACGGATGTCGTTGGTTGCCCTGGCCTCCTTCCCCGTGCGGGTCTGGAACGTCGGGGTCGGGCTCGCCACCGGGGCCGAACGTGACATCAACAGCCCGATCTCCGTGGTCGGCGCCAGCCGGGTGGCGGGGGAGATCGCAGTGGCGGATTCGCTGCCGATCCAGGACCGCGCGGTCACCTGGTTGTCGCTGCTGGGTAGTGTCAACCTGTTCGTCGCGCTGCTGAACCTGGTACCACTGCTTCCTCTCGACGGCGGCCACATCGCCGGGGCGGTCTACGAGGCCCTGCGGCGCGGCATGGCAAGGCTGCGAGGCAGGAGCGACCCGGGACCTGTCGACACCGCGAAGATGCTGCCGGTGGCCTACGTGGTTGGTGGATTCCTGCTCATCGGCGGCGTGGTGCTGATCTTGGCTGACATCATCAGCCCCATCAAGCTGTTCTGA